The Leptodactylus fuscus isolate aLepFus1 chromosome 3, aLepFus1.hap2, whole genome shotgun sequence genome has a segment encoding these proteins:
- the KCNE4 gene encoding potassium voltage-gated channel subfamily E member 4 — protein sequence MLRMDEIANATMTSLDLSSDQNLPSQVNNGKDNNEYLYIVIVMSFYGIFLMGIMLVYMRSKKREKESKLLLLYQDEEKLWTEIRKSTSSLSVSKPPQPSTMFTILQDSFVPSRFCTDYNIVDSSISSESSSSEIHFTIQEEATEGPVPEKTDEEKSKDTTQIS from the coding sequence atgttGAGGATGGATGAAATAGCTAATGCGACCATGACGAGCCTAGACCTCAGCTCGGACCAGAATCTGCCAAGCCAAGTGAACAATGGGAAAGATAACAATGAGTATCTTTACATTGTCATCGTCATGTCCTTCTATGGAATATTTCTGATGGGCATCATGCTGGTCTACATGCGATCAAAGAAGAGGGAGAAAGAATCAAAACTACTCCTACTCTATCAGGATGAAGAGAAGCTGTGGACAGAGATCAGAAAAAGTACATCGTCTCTGTCGGTCTCCAAGCCTCCCCAGCCCAGCACTAtgttcaccatcctgcaggacaGTTTTGTGCCGAGCCGTTTCTGCACTGACTACAACATAGTGGACAGTAGTATTAGCTCTGAGTCTTCCTCCTCTGAGATCCACTTTACCATCCAAGAAGAAGCCACAGAGGGACCTGTTCCAGAAAAGACAGATGAAGAAAAATCTAAGGACACAACACAGATTTCCTAG